From the Theileria equi strain WA chromosome 4 map unlocalized gcontig_1105316255041, whole genome shotgun sequence genome, one window contains:
- a CDS encoding hypothetical protein (encoded by transcript BEWA_049180A): MGSVHSSILLFIIFPLYGAITAKGDSILVYLKVDTATGLDLKYLERVNGKWKDVTTTEFYQKVGGMRMKKEESQEKEKAKHLERAKDEFQKRENFPPVTKVEEPELPENSEDDKPEVAPSQGDEGPSLTETPKNNLKGQSSPLETTQQGGQQEDKLDVASEVKQEQKPAANLQSSSKGALNGTENKNPPEPTHPESSLTSKVDSTLFNVLCSVEDNVKVLKLTIKEGTSTNRLLYDSQTVWEDKKKSCLSAVLYMDGEKPTLAVLVTNDKKNKEGRVYKYHDGKKWKNGNESNHKKKLKELQDAAKPKESTETVGDNVEEKAKPADKPEETPAPEKSPESTESKEVSPEASQDLSTNKPDTDESPVVQQNTSTSTQSPQGGQATAKSAQPDQKTTESAKKGQGVKVKPVESPVPTPKEEVSPQDNGTSKPATDESPVPQSTRPSGPVLDLANPDESKVNMSTNTHRGLTIEDYTPKDAVLITSVVDGPTSIWTASGNEKFVSAKYAHRGGCSQGLEIKIKDGNDTKTKKFEEKADGKWAQK; encoded by the coding sequence ATGGGGTCTGTTCACTCgtctattcttctttttatcatcttcccCCTCTACGGAGCAATTACAGCGAAGGGAGACTCCATACTGGTATACTTAAAGGTTGATACTGCCACTGGACTAGATTTAAAATACCTTGAGAGagtaaatggtaaatggaaggACGTCACTACTACAGAGTTTTATCAGAAAGTTGGAggtatgagaatgaagaaagaagagtctCAAGAGAAAGAGAAGGCAAAACATTTAGAACGTGCAAAGGATGAATTTCAGAAGAGAGAAAATTTTCCACCAGTTACTAAAGTAGAAGAGCCCGAGCTACCAGAGAATTCTGAAGATGACAAGCCAGAGGTTGCTCCATCTCAAGGGGATGAAGGACCAAGTCTTACTGAAACACCTAAAAATAATCTTAAAGGTCAATCTTCCCCTCTTGAGACTACACAACAAGGTGGTCAACAGGAGGATAAACTAGATGTAGCTTCTGAAGTTAAGCAGGAACAAAAGCCAGCCGCAAACCTTCAGAGTAGTAGCAAGGGAGCACTAAATGGTACAGAGAATAAGAACCCTCCAGAGCCTACACACCCAGAAAGTTCCCTGACTTCCAAGGTAGACTCtactctctttaatgtCCTGTGCTCTGTTGAGGATAATGTCAAGGTTCTTAAACTCACAATCAAGGAGGGTACCTCTACAAACAGGCTTTTATACGATAGTCAGACAGTTTGGGAAGATAAGAAAAAGTCATGTCTCTCAGCTGTCttatatatggatggagagaagccCACTCTTGCAGTACTTGTTACCAATGATAAGAAGAACAAGGAGGGGAGAGTCTACAAGtaccatgatggtaagaagtggaagaatggtaatgagAGTAATCATAAGaagaaactcaaggaaCTGCAAGATGCCGCTAAACCaaaagaatctacagaaaCAGTCGGAGATAATGTAGAAGAAAAGGCTAAACCTGCTGATAAGCCGGAAGAAACTCCTGCTCCTGAAAAATCCCCTGAATCAACTGAATCTAAGGAAGTCTCTCCAGAAGCTTCTCAAGATCTCAGCACTAATAAACCTGATACTGATGAATCCCCAGTTGTCCAACAGAATACTTCTACATCTACTCAATCACCTCAAGGTGGACAAGCTACCGCTAAATCTGCTCAACCTGATCAAAAGACTACTGAATCTGCCAAAAAGGGACAAGGAGTTAAGGTTAAACCCGTAGAATCTCCCGTTCCTACACCTAAGGAGGAAGTCTCTCCACAAGATAATGGAACCAGTAAACCTGCTACTGATGAATCTCCAGTTCCTCAATCAACTAGACCAAGTGGTCCTGTCCTGGATCTTGCTAATCCTGATGAGTCCAAAGTGAATATGAGTACAAATACACATAGGGGACTAACTATCGAGGActatactccaaaggatgctGTCCTTATAACATCTGTTGTTGATGGTCCGACTTCTATATGGACTGcttctggaaatgaaaagtttgtatctGCGAAATACGCACACAGGGGTGGATGTTCTCAAGGGCTTGAGATTAAGATAAAAGATGgtaatgatactaagacGAAAAAATTTGAAGAGAAGGCCGATGGTAAATGGGCCCAAAAATGA
- a CDS encoding hypothetical protein (encoded by transcript BEWA_049170A), whose protein sequence is MGGLAGAPILHISGLRSLTIRLRAHPGLPSGTSDKYLAPPFPHTGVDGTIDTATIVGDSSDIPITFGSSLVKFDLNGADFVIGGSHSHCYVEENRPNPSAIRDVTNLSEGDNVARAKGERPDAYPGAQSSVETGAGLQPGKGSVDRRV, encoded by the exons ATGGGTGGTCTAGCAGGAGCTCCAATTCTGCAT ATTAGCGGTCTACGCTCTTTAACCATCAGATTGAGAGCACACCCTGGTCTCCCATCTGGGACTAGCGATA AATATCTTGCTCCACCTTTTCCTCATACTGGTGTTGATGGAACTATTGATACCGCTACCATAGTTGGAGACTCTTCGGATATACCAATCACCTTTGGTAGCTCTTTAGTAAAATTTGATTTAAATGGAGCGGATTTTGTCATAGGTGGTTCTCATTCGCACTGCTATGTGGAAGAAAACAGACCCAATCCTTCTGCCATTAGAGATGTAACTAATCTATCTGAAGGTGATAATGTTGCTCGAGCCAAAGGTGAAAGACCAGACGCTTATCCTGGTGCTCAATCTTCTGTAGAAACAGGAGCAGGATTACAACCAGGAAAAGGATCAGTAGACAGAAGAGTATAA
- a CDS encoding hypothetical protein (encoded by transcript BEWA_049150A) produces MSTLIIDINNRCGIGRTKCRCKGSKRFVAASTGKVGSAKFTYCTHSTQSKGPNISKVLWNRIELQRTNGNPYAFQDVNSVTVFYYSERDIPGHLRKPLLIRVKRPYIDVRWYENVDSYANKRWKRIDESDEYPRGDNYTKDGLKLIKKLEELACKLFLSHGVRIESNDNYKIECPICSDGKTVQIRLEDYLNVPGYKKYTHDKNVISERSILIYNGRKLTFPKKSRVDTTYYLPITVDPDNGKGISVYYWNKDDGRTNPLLIEFETPSGYSRWIENISSNGKHERWRALSWKEEKPPGLKTRLDLLSCIYNKTVQINVGKFEGCHKNHHPLHKNRFNYSYKNVPETYPPIYVHTYESTNGPFVISGVTFNSQSQNFQVNPLLFNGVIRFMAYVSPCDKENPFLICVESTGAGSHSEYNWYERKDNNGNWKKHSFPGRSQLSPEEAGTEAEGFFETVQSTLKLNECYVSTPDNGIQLDVRLTLNDGQHLLQYTDTSTTNMTVPIFITKSREDLVPGFFKNSHKPATKDRRKFSVSKYLKSEGEIGGVRRAVSGVENVYVYFWEGNTIRPIIIKIQVSGEDTPRYYSKGNGSRDSWMYDMNRKKNIINLLDHWNCENNNAIPIELTMPTDTERFRSSVSPSKYLTNGLVTSSGSSYIPRGSNGIYKVEGYQINGDKKISRVTYNNKSTNIIPPYGYEGPTLNIYYWKDDGNNVPLLVEFKPKDVKKPSIWYENLGKDNTKWKPVSPTEAEKFYIDKDRKKELTDVFTKRLHEVNCTVNQIVQLDISQPPGRYCHSLSSLHNRRLKVSESRIKIPKYTLHEHTSAINGRDTFAISSIINKGVEQTGEFKFPLKDVKKVTVYFPNCNITMPILMRIEQEKNHGGYRWLKRTSATVWKEVSEYFEKVKDEPEKIRSLLDDIKNATLVCNNSPEVDPPSQGQSTLVDDDEVETWTTMFQGAVKEDKEESEEFFVQDEDEDEEIKEKMDKSTFTNDSSGPTAYSSNNLPGVGSPVTLSVSYSKPGVIIDIKGGNEELAETNYRIGTGGFVELDKKEDPKGFYRYTHTSCDEPPFKVEEVRHGANDIEDHKVDLGINHDESIEYLSVWYWKNDCIMKNPLFIEVLDGNGNYHYHFNKGDDIQWSPYKELDKLFTDEELERVLNRLNCQHNSVVQIDVTRVSGEYCHDSIDPQLPHKNSKIKVTKVDDRKLGNYTAYEHVPNPSGKFNISSLKRGDTPIIFSGLQLFPLKGAQKVVVYFCRSEVNTGNTAKIPSSFIYQILLTVRISGFRNRMVQSLMQ; encoded by the coding sequence atgagtacACTAATTATAGACATCAACAATAGATGTGGAATTGGTAGGACAAAATGCAGATGTAAGGGCTCTAAAAGATTCGTAGCTGCTTCGACAGGAAAAGTAGGAAGTGCAAAGTTTACATATTGTACCCATTCTACTCAGTCAAAGGGTCCAAATATATCCAAAGTACTATGGAATAGGATAGAACTTCAGAGAACAAATGGGAACCCTTATGCGTTTCAGGATGTGAACTCAGTAACGGTATTTTACTACTCTGAGCGTGATATTCCAGGTCACCTAAGGAAACCTCTTCTCATACGGGTTAAGAGGCCATATATTGATGTACGAtggtatgagaatgtaGATAGTTATGCTAAcaaaagatggaaaaggattGATGAATCAGATGAATATCCTCGAGGAGATAACTATACTAAGGATGGTCTAAAATTGATAAAGAAGTTAGAGGAACTTGCATGTAAGTTGTTTTTGTCTCATGGTGTAAGGATAGAATCAAATGATAACTACAAAATTGAGTGTCCAATCTGTAGTGATGGAAAAACAGTGCAAATACGTCTAGAGGATTATCTTAACGTTCCAGgatacaaaaaatatactcatgATAAGAACGTCATCTCTGAAAGATCTATCCTTATCTATAATGGAAGGAAACTCACATTTCCAAAGAAGTCAAGGGTTGATACAACATATTATCTTCCCATTACAGTTGATCCGGACAATGGTAAAGGGATATCCGTCTATTATTggaataaagatgatggtAGAACAAATCCCCTTCTAATAGAATTTGAGACTCCATCAGGTTATTCGCGTTGGATTGAGAATATCAGCAGTAATGGAAAACATGAGAGGTGGAGAGCCTTGTCTTGGAAAGAGGAAAAACCTCCAGGTCTCAAAACTAGACTGGACCTATTAAGTTGCatatataataaaactGTTCAGATTAACGTTGGTAAATTCGAAGGGTGTCATAAAAatcatcatcctttacatAAAAATAGATTCAATTACTCATACAAGAATGTTCCAGAGACATATCCACCCATTTACGTTCACACATACGAATCAACTAATGGACCATTTGTAATATCAGGGGTCACTTTTAATAGTCAATCACAAAATTTCCAGGTTAACCCCCTACTATTCAATGGAGTTATTCGATTTATGGCATATGTATCTCCTTGTGACAAGGAAAACCCATTCCTCATATGTGTGGAATCTACTGGAGCTGGAAGCCACAGTGAGTATAATTGGTATGAAAGAAAAGACAACAATGGTAATTGGAAGAAACATAGTTTTCCTGGGAGATCCCAGCTATCACCGGAAGAAGCTGGAACAGAAGCTGAGGGGTTTTTTGAAACTGTTCAAAGTACTCTTAAATTAAACGAGTGTTATGTGTCAACTCCTGATAATGGTATTCAACTTGATGTTAGACTAACCCTAAATGATGGACaacatcttcttcaatACACTGATACCTCAACAACTAATATGACTGTTCCAATATTCATTACTAAATCAAGAGAGGACCTCGTGCCAGGCTTCTTTAAGAACTCTCATAAACCAGCTACTAAAGATAGGAGGAAATTTTCTGTGAGTAAGTATTTAAAGAGTGAAGGTGAAATAGGAGGGGTTAGAAGAGCAGTTTCTGGTGTAGAAAACGTCTATGTATACTTTTGGGAAGGAAATACTATTAGGCCAATTATTATTAAAATTCAGGTATCTGGAGAAGATACCCCAAGATACTATAGCAAAGGTAACGGATCAAGGGATTCTTGGATGTATGATATGAATAGGAAAAAGAATATAATTAATTTACTCGATCATTGGAACTGTGAGAATAATAATGCAATTCCTATTGAGTTAACAATGCCTACTGACACAGAACGATTCAGGTCCAGTGTAAGTCCATCAAAATACTTAACAAATGGACTTGTAACTTCATCTGGATCGTCTTATATTCCACGAGGATCTAATGGGATATATAAAGTAGAAGGATATCAAATAAACGGGGATAAGAAAATTTCTAGGGTCACCTATAATAATAAGTCTACCAACatcattcctccatatGGTTATGAAGGACCTACCTTGAACAtttattactggaaggatgatGGTAACAATGTACCGTTACTTGTTGAGTTCAAACCAAAGGATGTAAAGAAACCATCTATCTGGTACGAAAATCTCGGCAAAGATAATACGAAATGGAAACCGGTTTCTCCAACAGAGGCAGAAAAGTTTTATATAGATAAAGACAGAAAAAAGGAACTTACTGATGTCTTTACCAAGAGACTCCATGAAGTTAATTGTACGGTGAACCAAATAGTTCAGTTGGATATTTCACAACCACCTGGAAGATACTGCCATAGTTTGAGTTCATTACATAATAGGAGACTAAAGGTCAGTGAGAGTAGAATTAAGATTCCTAAATACACTCTTCATGAACATACCTCTGCAATTAATGGTAGGGATACTTTTGCAATTTCTTCTATAATAAACAAGGGTGTTGAACAGACGGGTGAATTCAAATTTCCTCTCAAAGATGTCAAGAAAGTCACAGTATACTTTCCAAATTGTAATATAACTATGCCTATTTTGATGCGCATTGAACAGGAAAAGAACCATGGAGGTTACAGGTGGCTCAAGAGAACATCCGCCACAGTTTGGAAAGAAGTTtctgaatattttgagaagGTTAAAGATGAGCCAGAAAAAATTAGGAGCCTTCtagatgatataaaaaatgCCACACTAGTATGTAATAACTCTCCAGAAGTAGATCCACCTAGTCAGGGACAATCCACTCTCGTGGATGATGATGAGGTGGAGACTTGGACAACTATGTTCCAGGGTGCtgtaaaggaagataaagaagaaagtgAGGAATTCTTTGTgcaagatgaagatgaagacGAAGAAATAAAAGAGAAAATGGACAAGAGTACATTTACTAATGATAGTTCCGGACCCACTGCCTACTCTTCAAACAATCTTCCCGGTGTTGGTAGCCCTGTAACTCTTTCCGTATCATATTCTAAACCTGGTGTTATTATTGACATAAAAGGGGGTAATGAAGAGTTGGCCGAAACTAATTACAGAATAGGAACTGGAGGATTCGTTGAGTTAGATAAAAAGGAGGACCCCAAGGGTTTTTATAGATACACGCATACTTCCTGTGATGAACCACCTTTCAAGGTTGAAGAAGTTAGACATGGAGCTAATGATATAGAAGATCATAAAGTAGATCTTGGGATAAACCATGATGAAAGTATTGAGTACTTATCTGTATGGTATTGGAAAAATGACTGTATAATGAAAAACCCTTTATTTATAGAAGTCCTAGATGGGAACGGAAACTACCATTATCATTTTAataaaggagatgataTTCAATGGAGCCCATATAAGGAGCTCGACAAATTATTCACCGATGAAGAACTTGAGAGGGTACTGAATAGACTCAACTGCCAACATAATAGTGTTGTTCAAATAGACGTTACAAGAGTTTCTGGGGAATATTGCCATGATAGTATTGATCCTCAACTCCCTCATAAGAATAGTAAAATCAAAGTTACCAAGGTAGATGATAGAAAACTTGGAAACTATACTGCTTATGAACATGTTCCAAATCCGTCTGGAAAGTTTAACATATCTAGTTTAAAGAGAGGAGATACTCCTATAATATTCAGTGGTCTACAATTGTTCCCTCTTAAAGGTGCTCAAAAGGTTGTTGTTTACTTTTGCAGAAGTGAAGTTAATACCGGTAATACCGCAAAAATCCCCTCCTCATTCATCTACCAGATTCTCTTAACGGTAAGGATAAGTGGTTTCAGAAATCGAATGGTACAATCTTTGATGCAGTGA
- a CDS encoding hypothetical protein (encoded by transcript BEWA_049200A), with product MVSLHCIIIALFTQNIALWTFNIPLALQNGQCARLGRSGLQSERLRPRFGGIPRDSIDYTRNELSISRRFEDGRHLATLGAPRVTHQRGIPLGCLISPIDFAKGLFGGKSADKRSEASLATRTASPVSYTCGIALRLWSIPASLRDAISSFYGRLSLVPRLSFGSLPENGSSSVCRFAEHLPGRRLLTRLLGPFHSLTGRYKFMKQLDSIKVYIAVDGYGSPIVSDYPGISYSLNKASDGSSKGQCNGGGCATVSQNNDPLKSSKPPECSNKTSKCSFSALFNKEPKKPTDTITVDLDAQELSSKVYLYFADKSACEAHVKELKSQGTDASVKEVTLGDYLRGFWRSINGRPETSWFGRLRGNKKASMHILLPMQRALVKATEDGRKPFEGTPVFTAEPPIICMESDAFPECKTSCGESKSEKCAKRCARAACSNVKVALFTDPDECLEVYKQIWSSGKLEKVVNGKKIFMKILGDGKRNPELKAASLEDLYKGVCKDKTLSGHKFLVI from the coding sequence ATGGTCTCTCTTCATTGCATTATCATCGCACTTTTCACTCAAAATATCGCATTATGGACGTTTAACATTCCGCTGGCTCTGCAAAATGGCCAGTGTGCCAGATTGGGAAGGTCTGGGTTACAAAGTGAGCGTTTAAGGCCGAGATTCGGGGGGATACCGAGGGATTCCATAGATTATACTAGAAATGAGTTGTCCATAAGTAGAAGGTTTGAAGATGGACGGCATTTGGCCACTTTGGGGGCTCCTAGAGTCACACACCAGAGGGGCATTCCTCTGGGTTGTCTAATTTCACCAATTGATTTTGCAAAGGGGTTATTTGGTGGTAAGTCAGCAGACAAGAGATCAGAAGCGTCGCTGGCCACTCGGACAGCTTCTCCTGTGAGCTACACCTGTGGCATTGCTCTCCGCCTGTGGTCCATTCCTGCTTCCCTGCGGGACGCCATCTCGTCATTTTATGGCCGTTTGTCATTGGTGCCTAGACTTTCTTTTGGTTCTCTACCTGAAAATGGGAGCAGCTCAGTCTGTAGGTTCGCAGAGCATCTCCCTGGAAGGAGGCTTCTCACTCGCCTTTTGGGTCCATTCCACTCGTTAACTGGACGCTACAAGTTTATGAAACAGCTGGATTCCATCAAAGTTTACATTGCCGTTGACGGCTACGGTAGTCCCATTGTCTCTGACTATCCAGGGATTTCCTACTCTCTCAACAAGGCTAGCGATGGGTCGTCCAAGGGTCAATGTAATGGTGGTGGATGCGCTACTGTTAGTCAAAATAATGACCCATTAAAGTCCTCCAAGCCGCCAGAATGCAGCAATAAAACATCAAAGTGCTCCTTTAGTGCCCTCTTCAATAAAGAGCCAAAGAAGCCTACGGATACCATAACTGTGGATTTGGATGCCCAGGAGTTATCCTCCAAAGTTTACCTTTACTTTGCCGATAAAAGTGCCTGTGAAGCGCACGTGAAGGAGTTGAAAAGTCAGGGCACAGATGCCAGCGTCAAAGAGGTCACCCTGGGCGATTATCTGCGCGGGTTCTGGAGGAGCATAAATGGACGCCCTGAAACCAGTTGGTTTGGAAGATTGAGGGGAAATAAAAAGGCCTCGATGCACATCCTTTTGCCCATGCAAAGGGCACTTGTAAAGGCCACAGAAGATGGGAGGAAGCCCTTTGAGGGAACTCCCGTTTTCACGGCGGAGCCGCCAATTATCTGCATGGAATCTGATGCCTTTCCAGAGTGCAAGACTAGCTGTGGAGAAAGCAAGTCAGAAAAGTGCGCCAAAAGGTGTGCAAGGGCTGCATGCAGTAACGTCAAGGTTGCACTATTCACGGACCCCGACGAGTGTCTGGAAGTTTACAAGCAGATATGGTCATCTGGGAAGCTTGAAAAGGTTGTAAATGGTAAGAAGATCTTTATGAAGATTCTTGGAGACGGGAAACGCAATCCAGAGCTCAAGGCAGCCAGCCTGGAGGACCTCTACAAGGGAGTCTGCAAGGACAAGACCCTTTCAGGGCACAAGTTTCTGGTTATATAA
- a CDS encoding conserved hypothetical protein (encoded by transcript BEWA_049160A), whose translation MILLPETDTSGVDERQDSNAVSPSTKQPRMTGGFGEQKVLGRILQNVLTGCYKSELGHKITFEKLRKAVDSVRGKRKVTSKNPELAFKALEKYSRDLTAMARAGKLDPVIGRDNEIRRAIEILSRRTKNNPVLLGDPGVGKTAIVEGLANRIVSGDVPDSLKDRRVISIDLTSIVAGTYNRGDFEERLKAILKEVQDAQGEIVMFIDEIHTVVGAGDAQGALDAGNMLKPMLARGELRCIGATTLQEYRQRIEKDKALERRFQPIYVDQPSVEDTISILRGLREKYEVHHGVRILDSTLVQAARLSDRYISERHLPDKAIDLVDEAAACLKIQLSSKPPQLGDIEIKLLRLEMEKVSMSRDVAPPKPGVGLIPDIARRTAGEQEKKRLQEIDRTIERINVEKTEVTDAWMREKSLVDAIRNVKKKIETVKVDINNAEMDHYSSRADKLRLETLPDLERQLQGAVGDYEAHVKEIESSGGQLLLRDEVTEDDIADVVSRWTGIPLSKLAKTEKEKILQMSDELHKRIVGQQEAIDVVTASVQRSRVGMNDPKKPIACLMFLGPTGVGKTELCKVIAEQLFDTEKALLRFDMSEYMERHYVSRLIGAPPGYIGFEQGGQLTEAVRRRPYSIVLFDEIEKAHPSVFNLLLQVLDDGRLTDSHGRKVDFTNTLIVFTSNLGNQTILKLAKFPDERNEMKNRVMASVRETFAPEFLNRIDEFILFEGLSKPGMDDEWLMHACAELKKIVGMELAKLSDRLAEKNIKLSIDDSAIEHLTEVGYDPAYGARPLKRTIQREIELPITVGILSDKFKEHDTLNVKYADGKILITSS comes from the exons ATGATCTTACTACCTGAAACTGATACTTCTGGAGTTGATGAAAGACAAGACTCTAATGCTGTTAGTCCATCTACAAAACAACCCCGCATGACAGGAGGGTTTGGAGAACAAAAGGTGTTGGGCAGAATCCTTCAAAATGTTCTGACTGGGTGCTACAAAAGTGAATTGGG ACACAAAATAACATTTGAAAAACTGAGAAAGGCCGTTGATAGTGTCAGGGGTAAGCGCAAGGTTACCTCCAAAAATCCGGAACTG GCATTCAAGGCACTGGAAAAATATTCCAGAGATTTGACAGCAATGGCAAGAGCTGGAAAGTTGGATCCAGTCATAGGAAGAGACAATGAAATTCGTCGCGCAATTGAAATTCTTAGCAGAAGGACCAAGAATAATCCAGTACTCCTTGGTGATCCCGGTGTTGGCAAGACCGCCATTGTTGAGGGCCTTGCAAACCGTATAGTTTCTGGAGATGTTCCAGATTCCCTAAAGGACAGAAGAGTTATTTCGATCGATTTGACTTCTATTGTCGCTGGGACATATAACCGTGGTGATTTCGAGGAACGTCTAAAAGCAATCCTAAAGGAAGTTCAAGACGCTCAAGGAGAAATTGTGATGTTTATTGACGAAATCCACACTGTTGTTGGCGCTGGAGATGCTCAAGGAGCTCTGGATGCGGGAAATATGCTAAAACCTATGCTGGCAAGAGGAGAACTGCGTTGCATTGGTGCCACAACTTTGCAGGAATATCGCCAAAGAATAGAAAAGGACAAGGCACTGGAACGTCGTTTCCAGCCAATATAC GTTGATCAACCATCTGTTGAGGATACAATAAGCATTTTAAGAGGATTGAGGGAGAAATACGAAGTTCATCACGGTGTTCGTATCCTTGATTCTACTCTTGTCCAGGCTGCCCGGTTGAGTGACAGGTATATCAGCGAACGTCACCTCCCAGATAAGGCAATTGACTTGGTTGATGAAGCGGCAGCTTGCCTTAAAATACAACTTTCCAGCAAGCCTCCGCAATTGGGTGATATAGAGATAAAACTCCTGCGACttgaaatggaaaaggttTCCATGTCCAGAGATGTTGCACCTCCAAAACCTGGAGTTGGACTTATTCCCGATATTGCTAGAAGAACCGCTGGTGAACAAGAAAAGAAACGTTTGCAAGAAATTGACCGCACCATTGAACGTATAAATGTTGAAAAGACTGAGGTGACAGACGCGTGGATGCGTGAAAAATCGTTGGTTGATGCAATTAGAAACgtaaagaagaagatagaAACTGTCAAAGTTGATATTAACAACGCAGAGATGGACCATTACTCGAGTAGGGCAGATAAATTGCGATTAGAAACTTTGCCCGATCTGGAGAGACAGCTGCAGGGAGCTGTTGGAGACTATGAAGCTCATGTAAAGGAGATAGAGTCGAGTGGAGGTCAATTGCTATTGAGAGATGAAGTTACAGAGGACGATATCGCGGACGTTGTCTCCCGTTGGACTGGAATTCCCTTGAGTAAATTGGCCAAGACAGAGAAAGAAAAGATTCTTCAAATGAGCGATGAATTGCACAAGAGAATAGTTGGTCAACAAGAGGCTATTGATGTAGTCACCGCATCGGTGCAAAGATCGAGGGTCGGAATGAATGATCCCAAAAAACCAATTGCATGTCTCATGTTCCTTGGTCCAACTGGTGTTGGTAAAACGGAGCTCTGCAAAGTTATAGCTGAGCAACTCTTTGACACGGAGAAGGCTCTTCTTAGATTCGATATGAGTGAATATATGGAAAGACACTACGTTTCTAGACTTATTGGTGCACCACCAGGCTACATTGGATTTGAACAGGGTGGTCAACTCACGGAAGCTGTTAGAAGACGCCCATACTCTATTGTTTTGTTCGATGAAAT TGAAAAGGCTCATCCAAGTGTTTTCAATCTCCTTTTGCAAGTCCTAGATGATGGCAGATTGACGGATTCGCATGGACGTAAAGTTGATTTCACAAACACCCTAATTGTATTCACATCCAATTTGGGAAACCAAACTATTCTGAAATTGGCTAAATTCCCAGACGAGAGAAACGAAATGAAGAACAGAGTCATGGCTTCAGTCAGAGAAACGTTTGCTCcagaatttttaaatcGTATCGATGAGTTTATTCTCTTTGAAGGCCTTTCCAAACCAGgtatggatgatgaatggTTGATGCATGCATGTGCAGAGTTGAAAAAAATTGTCGGCATGGAGTTGGCAAAACTTTCAGACAGATTGGCAGAAAAGAATATTAAACTCTCAATTGATGATTCTGCAATAGAACACCTCACAGAAGTTGGCTACGATCCGGCTTACGGTGCCAGACCTCTTAAACGTACAATTCAACGCGAAATCGAATTACCAATTACAGTCGGAATCCTATCcgataaatttaaagaacATGACACACTAAATGTAAAGTACGCTGACGGGAAGATCTTAATCACAAGCTCGTAA
- a CDS encoding signal peptide containing protein (encoded by transcript BEWA_049190A) has product MRVISVPFVLHLLIRASALPSVNRALIDVDISGQESDRIDVLPSEEVPEGIVYSVRPGSKHSHIIGKVTDAGELIIDGSKGYMTRFVQVVPREDGVKYVKVLTRYRDGTKYSNCISEFLKRPGELKYNEIRRRTTDLDVMLQKGTDTINAELVLPSEVANGEIEQVLENLDLWPIRFTIKENMQDELVIGKVSYGSQLLESGLQGLIYRQVTWEGGLNSPLITIESRYEDGTLVERRYILERESLALWNTRKDVVNTLR; this is encoded by the coding sequence ATGAGAGTCATCTCCGTCCCGTTCGTTTTGCATCTTCTAATACGAGCCAGTGCTCTGCCTTCGGTTAACAGAGCTCTGATTGATGTGGACATTTCGGGACAGGAATCTGACAGGATAGACGTGCTACCATCTGAGGAGGTTCCGGAAGGCATAGTCTACTCCGTGAGGCCTGGCTCCAAACACTCTCACATTATAGGTAAAGTCACTGATGCTGGAGAGCTCATAATCGATGGATCCAAGGGCTACATGACCAGATTCGTCCAGGTTGTGCCCAGAGAAGACGGAGTCAAGTACGTGAAGGTGCTTACAAGATACAGAGATGGCACTAAATATTCAAACTGCATTAGCGAGTTTTTGAAAAGGCCTGGAGAACTAAAGTATAACGAGATACGTAGACGTACCACGGACTTGGATGTGATGCTCCAAAAGGGCACAGATACCATAAATGCAGAACTGGTGCTACCATCAGAAGTAGCAAACGGAGAGATTGAACAGGTCCTGGAAAACCTGGACCTCTGGCCCATAAGGTTCACCATTAAGGAAAACATGCAGGACGAACTCGTGATTGGAAAGGTCAGCTATGGCAGTCAGTTGCTGGAGAGCGGATTGCAAGGACTCATCTACAGACAAGTCACCTGGGAAGGAGGGCTAAACAGTCCCCTAATAACCATAGAATCGCGCTACGAGGATGGTACTCTGGTGGAAAGGAGGTACATTCTGGAAAGGGAGAGTCTTGCATTATGGAATACCAGGAAGGATGTCGTTAACACACTGCGATGA